The Hypanus sabinus isolate sHypSab1 chromosome 5, sHypSab1.hap1, whole genome shotgun sequence genome has a segment encoding these proteins:
- the cdo1 gene encoding cysteine dioxygenase type 1 isoform X2 → MAMATAAAQERYTRNLVDEGNGKFNLMILCWGEGHGSSIHDHSDSHCFLKILQGQLKETIFNMPDEEVKELSKKKETILQDNQCAYMSDSIGVHRVENVSHTEKAVSLHLYIPPFDSCHTFDERSGHKQKVTVNFTSKYGKIVHPENAVSQENN, encoded by the exons ATACACGAGAAATCTTGTTGATGAAGGAAATGGAAAGTTCAATTTGATGATACTCTGCTGGGGTGAAGGCCATGGCAG CAGCATCCATGATCATTCTGATTCCCACTGCTTCTTAAAAAtacttcagggacagttaaaggAAACAATCTTCAATATGCCTGATGAAGAAGTAAAAGAACTTTCCAAGAAAAAGGAGACCATTCTTCAAGACAACCAGTGTGCTTACATGAGTG ATTCAATTGGGGTGCACAGAGTTGAAAATGTGAGTCACACGGAGAAGGCTGTTAGCCTCCACTTGTACATTCCTCCCTTTGATAGTTGCCACACCTTCGATGAAAGAAGTGGCCATAAACAGAAAGTGACAGTTAATTTCACAAGCAAATATGGGAAGATTGTTCATCCT GAAAATGCTGTTT
- the cdo1 gene encoding cysteine dioxygenase type 1 isoform X3, giving the protein MLYTRNLVDEGNGKFNLMILCWGEGHGSSIHDHSDSHCFLKILQGQLKETIFNMPDEEVKELSKKKETILQDNQCAYMSDSIGVHRVENVSHTEKAVSLHLYIPPFDSCHTFDERSGHKQKVTVNFTSKYGKIVHPENAVSQENN; this is encoded by the exons ATACACGAGAAATCTTGTTGATGAAGGAAATGGAAAGTTCAATTTGATGATACTCTGCTGGGGTGAAGGCCATGGCAG CAGCATCCATGATCATTCTGATTCCCACTGCTTCTTAAAAAtacttcagggacagttaaaggAAACAATCTTCAATATGCCTGATGAAGAAGTAAAAGAACTTTCCAAGAAAAAGGAGACCATTCTTCAAGACAACCAGTGTGCTTACATGAGTG ATTCAATTGGGGTGCACAGAGTTGAAAATGTGAGTCACACGGAGAAGGCTGTTAGCCTCCACTTGTACATTCCTCCCTTTGATAGTTGCCACACCTTCGATGAAAGAAGTGGCCATAAACAGAAAGTGACAGTTAATTTCACAAGCAAATATGGGAAGATTGTTCATCCT GAAAATGCTGTTT
- the cdo1 gene encoding cysteine dioxygenase type 1 isoform X4, protein MILCWGEGHGSSIHDHSDSHCFLKILQGQLKETIFNMPDEEVKELSKKKETILQDNQCAYMSDSIGVHRVENVSHTEKAVSLHLYIPPFDSCHTFDERSGHKQKVTVNFTSKYGKIVHPENAVSQENN, encoded by the exons ATGATACTCTGCTGGGGTGAAGGCCATGGCAG CAGCATCCATGATCATTCTGATTCCCACTGCTTCTTAAAAAtacttcagggacagttaaaggAAACAATCTTCAATATGCCTGATGAAGAAGTAAAAGAACTTTCCAAGAAAAAGGAGACCATTCTTCAAGACAACCAGTGTGCTTACATGAGTG ATTCAATTGGGGTGCACAGAGTTGAAAATGTGAGTCACACGGAGAAGGCTGTTAGCCTCCACTTGTACATTCCTCCCTTTGATAGTTGCCACACCTTCGATGAAAGAAGTGGCCATAAACAGAAAGTGACAGTTAATTTCACAAGCAAATATGGGAAGATTGTTCATCCT GAAAATGCTGTTT